Proteins from a genomic interval of Mycobacterium conspicuum:
- a CDS encoding SDR family NAD(P)-dependent oxidoreductase, giving the protein MSKPLNLNGAVAVLTGAGSGIGRATAEQFAQRGASVVVSDLSEARVGEVVEHITALGRPALGLTVDVTVEADLERLRDVALQHFGRIDLVMNNVGVLAIGAPEALPDEAWARTIDVNLFSIARSNRVFLPGLIAQGSGHVVNTASASGLLGYGFDRLPYVASKHAIVGLSEALATYLGPKGVGVTCLCPSGVITNILEGITVYGDAAVTPRAPAYPIVAAEEVGKLTADAVEAGRFLVVTAPEVQEAVLQRARDIEAYIQASIEAQG; this is encoded by the coding sequence GTGAGCAAGCCGCTCAATCTCAACGGCGCGGTCGCGGTGCTCACCGGCGCGGGCAGCGGCATCGGCCGGGCGACCGCGGAACAGTTCGCGCAACGTGGTGCCTCCGTCGTCGTGAGTGACCTATCGGAAGCCCGGGTCGGCGAGGTTGTCGAGCACATCACCGCGCTGGGCCGCCCGGCGCTCGGGCTCACCGTCGACGTCACCGTCGAGGCGGATCTGGAAAGGCTCAGAGACGTTGCGCTGCAACACTTTGGGCGGATCGACCTGGTGATGAACAACGTGGGCGTGCTCGCGATCGGCGCCCCCGAAGCGTTGCCCGACGAAGCCTGGGCCCGCACCATCGACGTCAACCTGTTCAGCATCGCCCGCAGCAACCGGGTGTTCCTGCCCGGGTTGATCGCCCAGGGCAGCGGCCACGTCGTCAACACGGCCTCCGCCTCCGGGCTGCTGGGCTACGGGTTTGATCGGCTGCCCTACGTCGCTTCCAAGCATGCGATCGTCGGGCTTTCCGAGGCGCTGGCCACCTATCTCGGTCCGAAGGGCGTTGGGGTAACCTGCCTTTGCCCGTCCGGGGTGATCACCAACATCCTCGAGGGGATAACCGTTTACGGTGACGCGGCGGTAACGCCGCGGGCCCCGGCGTACCCGATCGTGGCTGCGGAAGAGGTCGGGAAGCTGACTGCCGATGCGGTCGAGGCCGGGCGATTTCTCGTGGTGACCGCGCCCGAGGTGCAGGAGGCGGTGCTGCAGCGCGCCAGGGACATCGAGGCGTACATCCAGGCCAGCATCGAGGCGCAAGGGTGA
- a CDS encoding carboxymuconolactone decarboxylase family protein: MAEWTTRDERRAVARAEYEHIMQTASPDPAGAYIESGVIGYVFGEMWRRGVLTPRDRRWITLTCVGAAGAITPIETHVYAALKSGDITYSEFDEFVLHFGTQAGWPKASVLQMYGMMNIYKIFQESGEELKPHDFELWAEPADDGVRRERGIAAYEQIHGAAPRFASTAFQGRARLDYLYGEVWTRQQYLTRRDRRIISICSAASDTVDEEVTEHLRAALTLGDLTRTELEELVVHFAVYLGWNLARRLDDLLVEVATGS; the protein is encoded by the coding sequence ATGGCCGAGTGGACAACTCGCGACGAGCGGCGCGCGGTCGCTAGAGCCGAGTACGAACACATCATGCAGACCGCGAGCCCGGACCCGGCCGGGGCCTACATCGAGTCCGGAGTGATCGGCTACGTGTTCGGCGAAATGTGGCGCCGGGGCGTCCTCACGCCGCGAGACCGGCGCTGGATCACGCTTACCTGCGTCGGCGCGGCCGGTGCGATCACCCCGATCGAGACCCACGTCTACGCGGCGCTCAAGAGCGGGGACATCACCTATTCGGAGTTCGACGAGTTCGTGCTGCACTTCGGAACGCAGGCCGGCTGGCCCAAGGCGTCGGTGTTGCAGATGTACGGAATGATGAACATTTACAAGATCTTTCAAGAATCCGGCGAGGAGCTGAAGCCGCACGACTTCGAGCTCTGGGCGGAGCCCGCCGACGATGGTGTGCGGCGGGAACGCGGCATCGCGGCCTACGAGCAAATCCACGGCGCCGCACCGCGATTCGCATCCACGGCATTTCAGGGCCGCGCCCGTCTCGACTACCTGTACGGCGAGGTCTGGACCCGGCAGCAGTACCTCACCCGGCGCGACCGACGCATCATTAGCATCTGCAGCGCGGCATCAGACACGGTCGATGAGGAGGTGACCGAGCACCTCCGGGCCGCGCTCACCCTCGGGGACCTGACCCGCACCGAGCTCGAGGAGCTCGTGGTCCACTTTGCCGTCTACCTGGGATGGAATCTCGCGCGACGCCTCGATGATCTGCTGGTTGAGGTTGCCACGGGTAGTTAG
- a CDS encoding aldehyde dehydrogenase family protein, with product MTAVVSDLRVPIVHLHIGGEARTSGSGGVHQHVYPATGEVQGPVPLAGPDDVDAAVRAAHAAYPQWRALRPAERARVLRRLGELMERDTAEIARLSVLDNGMSAAMSQPLVGIMANWTSYYAGWADKVEGRVTSFPANQRELAYSMPEPYGVVGIILTWNGPVVSVGMKLIPALAAGNTVVMKPSELTPYATEHLMGLVKEAGIPDGVVNLVLGGPQTGDALVRHPLVQKVSFTGGPATARKILAACAESLKPAVLELGGKSANVLFPDADLDTAVAVNTFSVLGTLAGQGCAIPSRMIVHNDIYDDVVERVLAIVGGMHCGDPFDPASVISPVVTREAQQRILAMIERAQADGAKLLTGGRAPSHLTNGFFVEPTVLGDVDPNSELGQIEVFGPVLSLMRFQTEEQAIEMANSTDYGLASYVYTKDIDRIQRMVSALQAGGVYVNGATPVTGCELAFGGIGISGYGREGGEEGLFEFLRTKAVGIGGNWA from the coding sequence ATGACCGCTGTGGTGAGCGACTTGCGCGTGCCGATCGTGCACCTGCACATCGGCGGCGAGGCACGAACGAGCGGTTCCGGTGGCGTGCATCAGCACGTGTATCCCGCGACCGGCGAAGTCCAGGGGCCGGTGCCGTTGGCCGGTCCGGACGACGTCGACGCGGCCGTGCGGGCCGCGCACGCGGCGTACCCGCAGTGGCGCGCCCTACGGCCGGCGGAGCGGGCGCGTGTCCTTCGCCGGCTCGGTGAGCTGATGGAACGCGACACTGCCGAGATCGCCCGATTGTCGGTGCTGGACAACGGGATGTCGGCCGCCATGAGCCAGCCGCTCGTCGGCATCATGGCGAATTGGACGTCCTACTATGCCGGTTGGGCCGACAAGGTCGAGGGACGTGTCACCTCGTTCCCCGCGAATCAGCGGGAGCTTGCCTATTCGATGCCCGAGCCCTACGGCGTCGTCGGGATCATCCTCACCTGGAACGGTCCGGTGGTCTCGGTTGGCATGAAGCTGATCCCGGCGCTGGCGGCCGGAAACACGGTCGTGATGAAACCGTCGGAGCTGACCCCATATGCAACCGAGCATCTGATGGGTCTGGTGAAGGAAGCGGGGATCCCCGACGGCGTCGTGAATCTGGTGCTGGGCGGGCCGCAGACCGGTGACGCACTGGTACGCCACCCCTTGGTGCAAAAGGTCAGCTTCACCGGCGGTCCGGCGACGGCGCGAAAGATCCTGGCCGCGTGCGCCGAGTCCCTCAAGCCCGCCGTGCTTGAACTCGGCGGCAAGTCCGCCAACGTTCTCTTCCCCGATGCCGACCTGGACACGGCGGTCGCCGTCAACACCTTCAGCGTCCTGGGCACGCTTGCCGGGCAGGGCTGCGCCATCCCGTCACGCATGATCGTGCACAACGACATCTACGACGACGTCGTCGAGCGCGTCCTGGCGATCGTCGGCGGCATGCACTGCGGCGACCCGTTTGACCCGGCGTCGGTGATCAGCCCGGTGGTGACCCGCGAAGCGCAACAACGGATCCTGGCGATGATCGAACGAGCGCAGGCCGACGGTGCGAAGCTGCTGACCGGGGGGCGCGCCCCCAGCCACCTGACGAACGGCTTCTTCGTGGAACCGACCGTGCTGGGCGATGTGGACCCGAACTCCGAGCTCGGTCAGATCGAGGTGTTCGGACCGGTGTTGTCGCTCATGCGATTTCAGACCGAAGAGCAGGCGATCGAGATGGCGAACTCGACCGACTACGGGCTCGCCTCCTATGTCTACACCAAGGACATCGACCGCATCCAGCGGATGGTCAGCGCGCTGCAAGCCGGCGGCGTGTACGTGAACGGGGCCACCCCGGTCACCGGCTGCGAGCTCGCGTTCGGCGGCATCGGCATCTCCGGCTACGGCCGCGAGGGCGGCGAGGAAGGGCTGTTTGAATTTTTGCGCACGAAAGCGGTGGGTATAGGGGGGAATTGGGCGTGA
- a CDS encoding NAD(P)-dependent oxidoreductase yields the protein MRVGFVGLGSQGGPMARRIIEDGFPTTLWARRPESLEPYDGTDAAFAADRRALSAASDVLCVCVIGDADVDEVLRGDDGALAGMAPGGIVMIHSTVHPDTCRRLQNDFPELRFVDAPVSGGGHMAAAKALLVMVGGDDDVIERCRPVLNTYANPLVHLGGLGAGQAAKLLNNSLFTAHLGLAASTFAIAGALGVDLDALTTVLAAGSGRSYAAEVIANSGHSLSVMAELAGRLLAKDVGILADMIEPDAPPLLQAATATIAAMGR from the coding sequence ATGCGAGTTGGCTTCGTGGGCCTGGGGTCTCAGGGCGGACCGATGGCGCGCAGGATCATCGAGGACGGGTTCCCGACGACGCTGTGGGCGCGCCGGCCCGAGTCCCTCGAACCCTACGACGGTACCGATGCCGCTTTCGCGGCGGACCGTCGCGCGCTGAGCGCCGCGTCGGATGTGTTGTGCGTCTGCGTGATCGGCGACGCCGACGTCGACGAGGTGCTGCGCGGCGACGACGGGGCACTCGCCGGAATGGCCCCGGGCGGGATCGTGATGATCCACAGCACCGTGCATCCCGACACCTGCCGCCGCCTCCAGAATGACTTCCCGGAGCTGCGCTTCGTCGACGCGCCCGTCTCCGGCGGCGGGCACATGGCCGCGGCCAAGGCGCTGCTGGTGATGGTGGGCGGCGACGACGACGTCATCGAGCGATGCCGGCCGGTGTTGAACACGTATGCGAATCCGCTTGTCCACCTTGGTGGTTTGGGTGCCGGCCAGGCGGCGAAGCTGCTGAACAATTCGCTGTTCACCGCGCACCTCGGGTTGGCCGCCAGCACCTTTGCCATCGCCGGCGCTCTGGGCGTCGACCTCGATGCGTTGACCACCGTCCTGGCGGCCGGCAGCGGCCGCAGTTACGCCGCGGAGGTGATCGCCAACTCGGGACACAGCCTCTCGGTGATGGCCGAGCTGGCCGGACGGCTGTTGGCCAAAGATGTCGGCATCCTGGCGGACATGATCGAGCCCGACGCCCCGCCGCTACTGCAGGCGGCCACGGCCACGATTGCCGCGATGGGGCGGTGA
- a CDS encoding cytochrome P450 — protein sequence MAVLADPIEFFGADALADPYPLYDRMRAEAPVHRVGDSVFYAVCGWEAVLEAVDRVEDFSSNLTATMVYQQDGSITAFHMGEPGSPMHALATADDPVHALHRKILLPHLSARRVRVIEEFAAQTANRLWDENLRGGHIEWMSAVANRLPMMVVAELLGLPHDDVDELIRLGYATTTLLDGVVTPDQLNAAGAAAFELSTYVLEHFERAGATTEHGLIGDLAARYASGELEQLPALGMMLTLFSAAGESTASLLGSAAWILTDRPDIQKQLRANPELLSAFIEETLRYESPFRGHYRHVWRDTTLGGVPVPAGSHLLLLWGAANRDPAHFEAPNEFRLNRIGGKGHITFGKGVHFCVGAALARLEAHIVLRTLLQRTTWIEAAEVGEWLPSILVRRRERLQLAVS from the coding sequence ATGGCAGTGTTGGCCGACCCGATCGAGTTCTTCGGCGCCGACGCGCTGGCCGATCCCTACCCGCTCTACGACCGGATGCGCGCCGAGGCACCGGTGCACCGGGTCGGCGATTCGGTCTTTTACGCCGTGTGCGGCTGGGAAGCCGTCCTCGAGGCCGTCGACCGCGTCGAGGATTTCTCGTCCAATCTCACCGCGACGATGGTCTATCAGCAGGACGGCAGCATCACCGCGTTTCACATGGGAGAGCCGGGAAGCCCGATGCACGCGCTTGCCACCGCCGACGATCCGGTGCACGCGCTGCACCGGAAGATCCTGCTGCCCCACCTGTCGGCCAGGCGCGTGCGCGTCATCGAAGAGTTCGCCGCCCAGACGGCGAACCGGCTGTGGGACGAGAACCTGCGCGGCGGGCACATCGAGTGGATGAGCGCGGTGGCCAACCGGCTTCCCATGATGGTCGTTGCCGAGTTGCTCGGCCTGCCCCACGACGATGTCGACGAACTGATCCGGCTCGGCTACGCCACCACCACCTTGCTCGACGGGGTCGTCACCCCCGACCAGCTCAACGCGGCCGGCGCGGCGGCATTCGAACTGTCCACCTATGTGCTGGAACATTTCGAAAGAGCCGGTGCCACAACGGAACACGGCCTGATCGGCGACCTGGCCGCGCGCTACGCCTCCGGTGAGCTGGAGCAGCTGCCCGCGCTCGGGATGATGCTCACGCTGTTCAGCGCCGCCGGCGAGTCGACCGCCTCCCTGCTGGGCAGCGCGGCCTGGATTCTCACCGACCGACCCGACATCCAAAAGCAGTTGCGCGCCAATCCCGAACTGCTGAGCGCCTTTATCGAAGAGACGCTGCGCTACGAGTCACCGTTTCGCGGCCACTACCGACACGTGTGGCGCGACACCACCCTGGGCGGCGTCCCGGTGCCCGCCGGTTCGCATCTGCTGCTGTTGTGGGGTGCGGCCAACCGCGACCCGGCGCATTTCGAGGCACCAAACGAGTTCCGGCTCAACCGCATTGGGGGCAAAGGCCACATCACGTTCGGCAAGGGCGTGCACTTCTGTGTGGGCGCCGCGCTGGCGCGCCTCGAAGCCCATATCGTGCTTCGCACGCTGCTGCAGCGAACCACCTGGATCGAGGCCGCCGAGGTCGGCGAATGGTTACCCAGCATCCTGGTCAGACGGCGCGAGCGCCTGCAGCTCGCGGTCAGCTGA
- a CDS encoding TetR/AcrR family transcriptional regulator: protein MPREDWLVGRDRRSEACERIYAAAADLISRHGYDGFTIEALAKKVHCSPATIYRHSGGKAAIRDAVIARQAASIVDTTREAIQELTGPERVVTATVVALQRLQSDPLAQLMQSQVTPIDAAITESPAVTRLAGEMLGHDDEDPDPLARQWLIRVFLALWCWPLKDPAAQTAMLQRFLGPAYDTAS from the coding sequence ATGCCGCGCGAGGACTGGCTGGTGGGACGGGATCGCCGCAGCGAAGCGTGCGAACGGATCTACGCCGCGGCCGCCGACCTGATTTCTCGGCACGGGTACGACGGCTTCACCATCGAGGCGCTGGCCAAAAAAGTGCATTGCTCGCCCGCAACGATCTACCGGCACTCCGGCGGCAAGGCCGCCATTCGTGACGCGGTCATCGCCAGGCAGGCGGCCAGCATCGTCGACACTACGCGCGAGGCCATCCAGGAGCTCACCGGTCCGGAGCGGGTGGTCACCGCGACTGTCGTTGCGCTGCAACGCTTGCAATCGGATCCGCTGGCTCAACTGATGCAGTCGCAGGTGACTCCCATCGATGCGGCGATCACCGAATCACCCGCGGTCACCAGGCTGGCCGGCGAGATGCTGGGCCATGACGACGAGGATCCCGACCCCCTCGCGCGGCAATGGCTCATCCGCGTCTTTCTGGCCCTGTGGTGCTGGCCGCTCAAGGATCCGGCCGCGCAAACCGCGATGCTGCAACGCTTTCTCGGGCCCGCCTACGACACCGCGAGCTAG
- a CDS encoding TetR/AcrR family transcriptional regulator, whose protein sequence is MVTARTGPAPTTALQLLLAAERLFAEHGLAGVSLRQISIEAGSSNNSAIRYHYGSKDDLLHAIFAYRLNDLMQRRALLRARANPDDLRAQLEAHILPLIELAESPDSSYVSFIEQLQRAGEIDVFLHQAEAMKSQEEFALGMQRLLPDIPEPARSMRIQQAQDLALHLAAERERAIRRKDAVVPFALFVSGVVDGLAGFLRAPASAETTRLISREGS, encoded by the coding sequence ATGGTGACGGCGCGGACCGGGCCGGCCCCGACGACGGCTCTGCAGCTGTTGCTGGCGGCCGAACGACTGTTCGCCGAGCATGGGCTCGCCGGGGTCTCGTTGCGCCAGATCTCCATCGAGGCGGGCTCGTCGAACAACTCGGCGATCCGGTACCACTACGGCTCCAAAGATGATCTGCTGCACGCGATTTTCGCCTACCGCCTCAACGATCTGATGCAGCGCCGCGCCCTGCTCAGGGCCAGAGCCAACCCCGACGATCTGAGGGCGCAACTGGAGGCGCACATCCTTCCGCTGATCGAATTGGCGGAATCACCGGACAGCTCGTACGTGTCGTTCATCGAACAACTGCAGCGGGCGGGCGAGATCGACGTCTTCCTGCATCAGGCGGAAGCGATGAAGTCCCAGGAAGAGTTCGCTTTGGGGATGCAGCGGCTCTTGCCGGACATTCCCGAGCCGGCGCGGTCGATGCGGATCCAGCAAGCGCAAGACCTCGCCCTGCACTTGGCCGCGGAGCGCGAGCGCGCGATTCGCCGCAAGGACGCGGTTGTTCCGTTCGCCCTCTTCGTCAGCGGCGTGGTCGACGGCCTCGCCGGCTTCCTGCGGGCGCCTGCCTCCGCCGAGACAACTCGGCTGATCTCGCGCGAAGGCTCGTGA
- a CDS encoding SpoIIE family protein phosphatase: protein MTVGTGQNDLVPVGTPIDLENCAREPIHIPGSIQPRGVLAVVREPGFAVHQVSANVADLLGRPVDAVVGQHLSALIGADQAALVERAAQNSGDLRQHNPVECVIDVAGEPRAFGAILRREPRGVLLVELEVAYGERPFSYPNTYQAVRRSVEELSGAATLTELYDTTARAVRDLTGFDRVMVYRYDEDYNGEVVAEAKREDLNSFLGLHYPSTDIPAQARALYEKNWIRLISDVDYTPVPLVPAEPLDLTYATLRSVSPIHIEYLQNMGVHASMSISLLRRGRLWGLIACHHYAGPHLPPFATRAAAEFLGSTLSLRLVDRFEEDQLHKRLAAQAVLGKLTAATLGDAEPLAAALLGAPDLLDLVPADGVVVNIQGDYRVSGEVPPPEVVSAVAAWARDAGEEIASTECLSRELPALDLDPELAAGALAVNLPDGQYAVWFRREVLRSVDWGGDPHNKAIAVSEGDEVRLSPRKSFERWREVVRQRSEPWSLSETESAEALRRHLVESLYRRTRGALRVAETVQRSLLPESIPTLQNWQLSAYYEPAAGGNIGGDWYDAFELRDGRLIVLLGDVAGHGITAAGTMAQLRNVLRAQLFAGVTPAEALTQLNEFCLHMLPGTFATVIGARVDLDSGQVEAACAGHLIPFLTDSAPASPAPIELSPPIGIRNVTYAASTFTIQPGQGLVMYSDGLVERRGEPLDQGLDRLAATLGRTGDAPASGIWTAIASANTDDDVTIVVLRRA from the coding sequence GTGACCGTCGGGACGGGGCAGAACGACCTGGTTCCGGTCGGGACGCCCATCGACCTGGAGAACTGCGCCCGCGAACCGATCCATATCCCCGGCAGCATCCAGCCGCGCGGTGTGCTCGCCGTGGTGCGCGAGCCCGGCTTCGCGGTGCACCAGGTCAGCGCGAACGTCGCTGACCTGCTCGGTCGTCCCGTCGACGCCGTCGTGGGCCAACACCTGTCGGCACTGATCGGCGCCGACCAGGCCGCCTTGGTCGAACGGGCGGCGCAAAACTCCGGCGACCTTCGCCAACACAACCCGGTCGAGTGCGTGATCGACGTCGCCGGCGAGCCGCGGGCGTTCGGCGCCATCCTGCGCCGTGAGCCGCGCGGGGTGCTGCTGGTCGAGCTGGAGGTGGCCTACGGCGAGCGGCCCTTCTCCTACCCGAACACCTACCAGGCCGTGCGGCGCTCGGTGGAGGAACTGAGCGGGGCCGCCACGCTGACCGAGCTGTACGACACCACCGCGCGTGCGGTCCGCGACCTCACCGGGTTCGACCGCGTGATGGTGTACCGCTACGACGAGGACTACAACGGCGAGGTCGTCGCCGAGGCGAAGCGCGAAGACCTCAACTCGTTCCTCGGCCTGCACTACCCGTCGACCGACATCCCGGCCCAGGCGCGGGCGCTGTACGAGAAGAACTGGATTCGGCTCATCTCGGACGTCGACTACACGCCCGTACCGCTGGTGCCGGCCGAGCCGCTGGACCTCACCTACGCCACGCTGCGCAGCGTCTCCCCCATCCACATCGAGTACCTGCAGAACATGGGCGTGCACGCGTCGATGTCGATCTCGCTGCTGCGGCGCGGACGGCTGTGGGGGCTCATCGCCTGCCACCACTACGCCGGTCCGCACCTGCCCCCGTTCGCCACCCGGGCGGCCGCCGAGTTCCTCGGCTCGACGTTGTCGCTGCGGCTCGTCGACCGGTTCGAGGAGGACCAACTGCACAAGCGGCTGGCCGCCCAAGCCGTGCTGGGCAAGCTCACCGCCGCCACGCTGGGCGACGCCGAACCGCTGGCGGCGGCGCTGCTCGGGGCGCCCGACCTGCTCGACCTCGTACCCGCCGACGGCGTCGTCGTCAACATTCAGGGCGACTACCGGGTCAGCGGGGAGGTTCCGCCACCCGAGGTCGTGTCCGCCGTCGCCGCGTGGGCGCGCGACGCGGGCGAGGAGATCGCGAGCACCGAATGCCTGTCCCGCGAACTGCCGGCGCTCGACCTGGATCCGGAGCTGGCCGCCGGCGCGCTCGCGGTCAACCTGCCCGACGGGCAGTACGCCGTCTGGTTTCGGCGCGAGGTGCTGCGCTCGGTGGACTGGGGCGGCGACCCGCACAACAAGGCGATCGCGGTCAGCGAGGGGGACGAAGTCCGACTGAGCCCGCGCAAGTCGTTCGAACGCTGGCGTGAGGTCGTCCGCCAGCGCAGCGAACCGTGGTCGTTGAGCGAGACCGAATCCGCCGAGGCGCTGCGCCGCCACCTGGTCGAGTCGCTGTACCGGCGCACGCGCGGGGCGCTGCGCGTGGCCGAGACGGTGCAGCGCAGCCTGTTGCCGGAGTCGATCCCCACCCTGCAGAACTGGCAGCTGTCCGCGTATTACGAGCCGGCCGCCGGCGGCAACATCGGCGGCGACTGGTACGACGCGTTCGAACTGCGCGACGGCCGGTTGATCGTGCTGCTCGGCGACGTCGCCGGGCACGGCATCACCGCGGCCGGCACGATGGCCCAGCTGCGCAACGTCCTTCGCGCGCAGCTGTTCGCCGGCGTCACACCGGCCGAGGCGCTGACCCAGCTCAACGAGTTCTGCCTGCACATGTTGCCCGGCACGTTCGCCACCGTGATCGGCGCGCGGGTCGACCTGGACTCGGGGCAGGTCGAGGCCGCGTGTGCCGGCCACTTGATTCCCTTCCTGACCGACTCTGCGCCAGCCAGTCCGGCGCCGATCGAGCTCTCGCCGCCGATCGGGATTCGCAACGTGACGTACGCCGCGAGCACGTTCACCATCCAGCCCGGGCAGGGACTGGTCATGTACTCCGACGGCCTGGTGGAACGTCGCGGCGAACCGCTCGACCAGGGTCTGGACCGGCTGGCCGCAACCCTGGGCCGCACCGGCGATGCGCCCGCGTCGGGAATCTGGACGGCGATCGCCTCGGCCAACACCGACGACGACGTCACCATCGTCGTCCTGCGCCGCGCTTGA
- a CDS encoding SDR family oxidoreductase, which translates to MKQLFDLTGKVAVVTGGAGGIGEIYAQALCDVGASVVIADINLQAAQRTADDLRGRGFHALAVHLDVTSAESAAQMASATIDAFGGIDILINNAAIMTDLPPYGLSNMPVADWDRVLNVNLRGPLLCTQAVIASMTERGGGRIVNGLSAGAFMPGGIYGVSKYALHGLTCNLATELGHRGINVNGIAPGLVDNDSAYVSLPKDSPVRDFLGAQIPGKTQGPPADLVGTMLLLCSPAGEWINGQTISVDGGWIMRL; encoded by the coding sequence GTGAAGCAACTCTTTGACCTCACCGGCAAGGTCGCCGTGGTGACCGGCGGCGCCGGCGGCATCGGGGAGATCTACGCGCAGGCGCTGTGCGACGTCGGCGCTTCGGTGGTGATCGCCGACATCAACCTTCAGGCAGCGCAGCGCACCGCGGATGACCTGCGGGGCAGGGGCTTTCACGCCCTTGCCGTGCATCTGGACGTCACCTCCGCCGAATCCGCCGCCCAGATGGCCTCGGCGACGATCGACGCGTTCGGTGGGATCGACATCCTGATCAACAACGCGGCCATCATGACCGACCTCCCGCCGTATGGGCTGTCCAACATGCCGGTAGCGGATTGGGACCGGGTCCTCAACGTGAACCTGCGCGGCCCCTTGCTGTGCACCCAGGCGGTCATCGCGTCCATGACCGAGCGCGGCGGTGGTCGCATCGTGAACGGCCTGTCGGCGGGCGCGTTCATGCCCGGCGGGATCTATGGGGTGTCGAAATACGCTCTGCATGGCTTGACCTGCAACCTCGCCACCGAACTCGGCCATCGGGGTATCAACGTCAACGGGATCGCGCCCGGACTGGTCGACAACGACAGCGCCTACGTGAGCCTGCCCAAGGACTCGCCGGTGCGGGATTTCCTCGGCGCGCAGATCCCGGGCAAGACCCAAGGTCCGCCCGCGGACTTGGTCGGGACGATGCTGCTGCTGTGTTCGCCTGCGGGCGAATGGATTAACGGCCAGACGATTTCCGTCGACGGCGGCTGGATCATGAGGCTCTGA
- a CDS encoding alpha/beta fold hydrolase gives MSGPPLDIDTGKESTVFAQPELTTATFASGDALADPAASRRRSGARPELYVERTVITSDGVRLAVRDYGSAGARDHTVVLLHGLCLTQASWAPQVRQLRQRWGNSIRIITYDHRGHGRSSRADMHTYRIDRLAGDLAEVLTILNVKGPLTLAGHSMGGMTALAYLARPAVDRPVDPQGLVLVATAAGRLVERGLGRLLATRATEMVFGFVHHMPRRATDRALNGLVRPVWEGLNKFAGAERSHTATVTTPDMHTISLTTAVGFLPSLKQYDQYHSLASISANAIVVSGGADVATPAEHARDLVAGIPGATHLHRPAAGHMLLQEESHCVGTAIERVMGMRRTSARAAASRRTLTAV, from the coding sequence GTGTCGGGACCCCCCCTCGACATCGACACCGGCAAGGAGTCCACCGTGTTCGCTCAGCCCGAACTGACTACAGCAACCTTCGCGTCTGGCGACGCACTCGCCGACCCGGCGGCATCCCGGCGGCGGTCAGGCGCGCGGCCCGAGTTGTATGTCGAGCGGACGGTCATCACGAGCGACGGCGTGCGCCTGGCGGTCCGCGACTACGGCTCCGCCGGTGCTCGCGATCACACCGTCGTTCTGTTGCACGGCCTTTGCCTGACGCAGGCCAGCTGGGCGCCCCAAGTCCGTCAGCTGCGTCAGCGATGGGGCAACAGCATCCGAATCATCACCTACGACCACCGCGGTCACGGCCGGTCGAGCCGCGCCGACATGCACACCTACCGGATCGACCGGCTCGCTGGGGACCTCGCCGAGGTCCTGACGATCCTGAACGTCAAGGGGCCGCTCACCCTGGCCGGACATTCGATGGGCGGAATGACGGCGCTGGCATACCTGGCCCGTCCCGCCGTCGATCGTCCGGTGGACCCGCAAGGCCTGGTCCTGGTCGCCACCGCGGCCGGCCGGCTCGTCGAGCGAGGGCTCGGCCGCTTGCTCGCCACCCGCGCCACGGAGATGGTGTTCGGTTTCGTCCACCACATGCCCCGACGCGCCACGGACCGCGCGCTCAATGGGCTGGTGCGCCCGGTCTGGGAAGGCCTCAATAAATTCGCGGGCGCCGAGCGAAGCCACACCGCCACAGTCACAACGCCTGACATGCACACGATCTCATTGACGACAGCGGTCGGCTTCCTTCCCAGCCTGAAGCAGTACGACCAGTACCACTCGCTCGCGTCCATTTCCGCAAACGCGATCGTGGTCAGCGGCGGAGCGGACGTCGCGACACCGGCCGAGCACGCGCGCGACCTGGTCGCGGGCATCCCGGGCGCCACCCATCTGCACCGGCCCGCCGCCGGGCACATGCTTCTTCAAGAGGAATCGCACTGCGTCGGCACCGCCATCGAACGCGTGATGGGTATGCGCCGGACTTCGGCACGCGCGGCAGCTTCGCGACGAACGCTTACGGCCGTCTGA